The Pseudomonas extremaustralis genome contains a region encoding:
- a CDS encoding COG4648 family protein — translation MSRLIGLGLLLAGLLYPFAVYYGTEHFAPWQFGLLLGSLWLLRALTGARRPGSRWMAVAVIVFCLGLAWFDNPHLLRWYPSLVSAFMLALFGLSLKYGPPMVERLARMTEPQLPPRAVVYTRQVTVVWSVFFLCNGLLAAALTLWAPLSWWTLYNGLIAYGLMGLLFAVEWLVRQRVRGRV, via the coding sequence ATGAGCCGGCTGATCGGCCTTGGCCTGTTGCTGGCGGGGCTGCTGTACCCCTTTGCGGTGTATTACGGCACCGAGCACTTCGCACCCTGGCAATTCGGCCTGCTGCTGGGCAGCCTGTGGCTGTTGCGCGCGCTGACCGGTGCACGCCGCCCCGGCAGCCGCTGGATGGCCGTGGCCGTGATCGTGTTTTGCCTGGGCCTGGCCTGGTTCGATAACCCGCACCTGTTGCGCTGGTACCCGAGCCTGGTCAGCGCGTTCATGCTGGCGCTGTTCGGCCTGAGCCTGAAATACGGCCCGCCGATGGTCGAGCGCCTGGCGCGCATGACCGAGCCGCAGCTACCGCCCCGCGCCGTTGTGTATACGCGCCAGGTCACCGTGGTGTGGAGTGTGTTTTTTCTGTGCAATGGCCTGCTCGCCGCCGCCCTCACCCTGTGGGCGCCGTTGAGCTGGTGGACGTTGTACAACGGCCTGATCGCCTACGGGCTGATGGGGCTGTTGTTTGCCGTGGAATGGCTGGTACGACAAAGGGTTCGAGGCCGCGTATGA
- a CDS encoding acyl carrier protein has translation MQTRDDIFNTLRDALVELFELPPECVTLDANLYQDLEIDSIDAVDLIDHIKRKTGKKIAAEEFKAVRTVNDVVEAVYRLVTPAA, from the coding sequence ATGCAAACTCGTGATGATATTTTCAACACCCTGCGCGATGCCTTGGTGGAACTGTTCGAACTGCCGCCGGAATGCGTCACCCTCGACGCCAACCTGTACCAGGACCTGGAAATCGACAGCATCGACGCTGTGGACCTGATCGACCATATCAAGCGCAAGACCGGCAAAAAGATCGCCGCCGAAGAGTTCAAGGCAGTGCGCACCGTAAACGACGTGGTTGAGGCGGTGTACCGTCTGGTCACACCTGCCGCATGA